The Streptomyces sp. NBC_00691 genome has a segment encoding these proteins:
- the lipB gene encoding lipoyl(octanoyl) transferase LipB, whose amino-acid sequence MSELRFVRLGFGEEAVDYQVAWDKQREVHAARFADETDDTCLLLEHPPVYTAGRRTAENERPLDGTPVVDVDRGGKITWHGPGQLVGYPIMKLPRPVDVVAHVRRLEEALILTAAEFGVETSRVEGRSGVWVLGDPVERRPSLGGLSLDFDPRLNDEEFDPRLNGPEYAPSNAGQRREDRKLAAIGIRVAKGVTMHGFALNVNPDNAWFDRIIPCGIRDAGVTSLANELGRDVTIEEVLPVVEKHLRAVLEQAELRPREIERPVETASV is encoded by the coding sequence GTGAGTGAGCTGCGATTCGTCCGCCTTGGGTTCGGCGAGGAAGCCGTCGACTACCAGGTGGCCTGGGACAAGCAGCGCGAAGTGCACGCCGCGCGGTTCGCCGACGAGACCGACGACACCTGTCTGCTCCTCGAGCACCCGCCGGTCTACACGGCCGGCCGGCGTACGGCGGAGAACGAGCGCCCGCTCGACGGGACGCCCGTGGTGGACGTCGACCGCGGCGGAAAGATCACCTGGCACGGCCCCGGCCAGCTCGTCGGCTACCCGATCATGAAGCTGCCCCGCCCGGTGGACGTCGTCGCGCACGTGCGCCGGCTGGAGGAGGCGCTGATCCTCACCGCCGCCGAGTTCGGCGTGGAGACGAGCCGGGTCGAGGGCCGCAGCGGGGTGTGGGTGCTCGGCGATCCCGTCGAGCGGCGGCCGTCGCTCGGCGGCCTGTCCCTGGACTTCGACCCGCGTCTGAACGACGAGGAGTTCGACCCCCGCCTGAACGGCCCCGAGTACGCCCCGTCCAACGCCGGCCAGCGCCGCGAGGACCGCAAGCTCGCCGCGATCGGCATCCGGGTCGCCAAGGGCGTCACGATGCACGGCTTCGCCCTGAACGTGAACCCGGACAACGCCTGGTTCGACCGGATCATCCCCTGCGGCATCCGCGACGCGGGCGTCACCTCGCTCGCCAACGAGCTGGGCCGCGACGTCACGATCGAGGAGGTGCTGCCAGTGGTGGAGAAGCATCTGCGGGCGGTCCTGGAGCAGGCGGAGCTGAGGCCGCGCGAGATCGAGCGTCCGGTGGAGACCGCCTCGGTCTGA
- a CDS encoding regulator, giving the protein MTERPPQRIPNRQLAALIAEAGFSHAGLARRVDQLGLEHGLDLRYDKTSVTRWLRGQQPRGTTPALIAEVFTRRLGRRLSAQDLGLDACAPVYAGLEFAATPEEAVDIVSGLWRKDSGSHAELRKIAFTPAGLVVPSRDWLIGRADDRVARGDAPQGPRSATAAAAAGMAEGRTAHDPRLVHDPRVPPQGRFSVPRQRGTDRGPGQRVSSGDIAALRSVGELFRALDHAYGGGHARQALVRYLEHEAEPMLRGTYGESVGRRLFAAAADLTRLAGWTSYDIAAHGLAQRYFVQALRLAQAAGDRAYGSYVLLTMSCQAVYLGHGREAVQLARVAQQGVGPAAPPVVQAMLHAVEARGHAVLGEARACSASLVRAERALEAARPGDEVPYWARMFDEAQLADELGHCHRDLQQYRPAAQHAERALQLRAPGFARSRLFCRVVLATSRLALGELDQACALGAEAAQQASEMRSARAVEYVRDFERRLEPYRDAAAARTYRDRVAAIG; this is encoded by the coding sequence ATGACGGAACGACCACCGCAGCGCATCCCGAACCGCCAGCTCGCCGCGCTCATCGCCGAAGCCGGGTTCTCCCACGCGGGCCTGGCGAGACGGGTGGACCAGCTCGGTCTGGAACACGGACTCGACCTGCGGTACGACAAGACCTCGGTGACCCGCTGGCTCCGCGGCCAGCAGCCGCGCGGCACCACGCCCGCGCTGATCGCCGAGGTCTTCACCCGTCGCCTCGGCCGCCGGCTCTCCGCCCAGGATCTCGGCCTCGACGCCTGCGCGCCCGTCTACGCGGGCCTGGAGTTCGCGGCGACCCCCGAGGAAGCGGTCGACATCGTCAGCGGACTCTGGCGGAAGGACTCAGGCAGCCACGCCGAACTCCGCAAGATCGCCTTCACCCCGGCGGGTCTGGTCGTGCCCAGCCGCGACTGGCTGATCGGCCGCGCCGACGACCGGGTGGCGCGGGGGGACGCGCCGCAGGGCCCCCGGTCCGCGACGGCGGCCGCGGCCGCCGGCATGGCCGAGGGCCGCACGGCCCACGACCCCCGGCTCGTCCACGACCCCCGGGTGCCGCCCCAGGGCCGCTTCTCCGTGCCCCGGCAGCGCGGTACGGACCGGGGGCCCGGCCAGCGGGTCTCCAGCGGGGACATCGCCGCCCTGCGGTCCGTCGGCGAACTCTTCCGCGCGCTCGACCACGCCTACGGCGGCGGGCACGCCCGGCAGGCCCTCGTCCGCTACCTGGAGCACGAGGCCGAGCCGATGCTGCGCGGCACGTACGGCGAGTCCGTGGGGCGGCGCCTCTTCGCCGCGGCCGCCGACCTCACCCGGCTCGCCGGCTGGACGTCGTACGACATCGCCGCGCACGGCCTCGCCCAGCGCTACTTCGTCCAGGCGCTCCGGCTCGCCCAGGCCGCGGGTGACCGGGCGTACGGCTCGTACGTGCTCCTCACCATGAGCTGCCAGGCCGTGTACCTCGGCCACGGACGGGAGGCCGTACAGCTCGCCCGGGTCGCCCAGCAGGGCGTCGGTCCGGCCGCGCCGCCGGTCGTCCAGGCGATGCTGCACGCGGTCGAGGCGCGGGGGCACGCGGTGCTCGGCGAGGCGCGGGCGTGCAGCGCCTCGCTCGTACGGGCCGAGCGGGCCCTGGAGGCGGCGCGGCCGGGCGACGAGGTGCCGTACTGGGCCCGGATGTTCGACGAGGCGCAGCTGGCCGACGAGCTGGGGCACTGCCACCGCGACCTCCAGCAGTACCGGCCGGCCGCCCAGCACGCCGAACGCGCCCTCCAGCTCCGGGCCCCCGGGTTCGCCCGCAGCCGCCTCTTCTGCCGGGTGGTCCTGGCGACCTCACGACTGGCCCTGGGGGAACTGGACCAGGCGTGCGCGCTGGGGGCGGAGGCGGCGCAGCAGGCGTCGGAGATGCGGTCGGCGAGGGCGGTGGAGTACGTCCGCGACTTCGAACGCCGCCTGGAGCCGTACCGCGACGCGGCGGCGGCCCGCACGTACAGGGACCGAGTGGCCGCCATCGGCTGA
- a CDS encoding NAD(P)/FAD-dependent oxidoreductase, with protein MDADVDLGIAHTVDVVIVGAGVAGLAAARRLTDAGLSVAVLEAEPRVGGRMATEAVDGFLLDRVGPLLTLSYEELRAVPGLDGLVLRPFAPGVLVHSDGRYARWGAPHPRRTAAGPRNAGHRSVGGAFSVARALASAPRHPAASLDQARLGASLVRLAATPTQRILARPERTAREALTARLPVRTVQGVLRPLLAALLGDPDLGMSSRRADLALRAFARGRLAVPEGGAAALPERLAAALPPGTVRTGVRVTEASISRVTTAEHGVFRCRSVVLATGARTAAELLPGLRRPAFHSVTVLHHTAPVAPTADPTLLLEADPGGPVAHTAVMSAVDPGRAPEGRTLITSTLIGTPPDDTERRVRKHLATLYGTSTDEWELLAMRHTPDAVPSMPPPHDAHRPVRLLAGLYVCGDHRATGTPHGALTSGHRAATSLLTDLGLRRGTEEGGVEAA; from the coding sequence GTGGATGCCGACGTCGACCTCGGCATCGCGCACACCGTCGATGTCGTCATCGTCGGAGCCGGGGTCGCGGGACTCGCCGCGGCCCGCCGGCTGACCGACGCCGGGCTCTCCGTGGCCGTCCTGGAGGCGGAACCCCGCGTCGGGGGCCGGATGGCGACCGAGGCCGTCGACGGCTTCCTGCTCGACCGGGTCGGGCCGCTGCTCACCCTGTCGTACGAGGAACTCCGGGCCGTCCCGGGGCTCGACGGCCTGGTGCTGCGGCCGTTCGCACCGGGGGTGCTCGTGCACAGCGACGGCCGGTACGCGCGGTGGGGCGCCCCGCACCCGCGCCGGACGGCCGCCGGGCCCCGGAACGCGGGGCACCGGAGCGTGGGGGGAGCGTTCAGCGTGGCGCGCGCCCTCGCGAGCGCCCCCCGGCATCCGGCCGCCTCGCTCGACCAGGCGCGGCTCGGCGCGTCCCTCGTCCGGCTCGCGGCGACCCCGACGCAGCGGATCCTGGCCCGTCCCGAGCGGACCGCGCGCGAGGCGCTGACCGCGCGGCTGCCCGTCCGCACCGTCCAGGGCGTACTGCGGCCGCTGCTCGCGGCGCTCCTCGGCGACCCGGACCTCGGCATGTCGAGCCGTCGCGCGGACCTGGCACTGCGCGCCTTCGCCCGGGGCCGGCTCGCGGTGCCCGAGGGCGGAGCGGCCGCGCTCCCCGAGCGGCTCGCGGCGGCGCTGCCGCCGGGCACGGTCCGGACGGGGGTCCGGGTCACGGAGGCGTCGATCTCGCGGGTGACGACGGCGGAGCACGGGGTGTTCCGGTGCCGGTCGGTCGTCCTCGCGACGGGGGCGCGGACGGCCGCCGAGCTGCTGCCCGGTCTGCGCCGGCCCGCCTTCCACTCCGTGACGGTGCTGCACCACACGGCGCCGGTGGCCCCGACGGCGGACCCGACCCTGCTCCTGGAGGCCGACCCGGGCGGGCCGGTGGCCCACACGGCGGTGATGAGCGCGGTGGACCCGGGGCGGGCGCCGGAGGGCCGGACGCTGATCACCTCGACGCTGATCGGGACGCCGCCGGACGACACGGAACGGCGGGTCCGCAAGCACCTCGCGACGCTGTACGGCACGTCGACGGACGAGTGGGAGCTGCTGGCCATGCGCCACACACCGGACGCGGTCCCGTCGATGCCCCCGCCGCACGACGCGCACCGCCCGGTCCGCCTGCTGGCCGGCCTGTACGTCTGCGGCGACCACCGCGCGACGGGCACCCCCCACGGCGCCCTCACCTCGGGCCACCGGGCGGCCACGTCCCTCCTGACGGACCTGGGCCTGCGCCGGGGGACGGAGGAAGGCGGGGTGGAGGCGGCGTAG